From the Prunus dulcis chromosome 4, ALMONDv2, whole genome shotgun sequence genome, one window contains:
- the LOC117624900 gene encoding PAP-specific phosphatase HAL2-like gives MPLHSSSMAIKVSHNLGLGKWNDKHNNFIPNHVGSFFISLRGNKTHHNAMSRGHIGCCLSSFNQTQSFPVMEDQKKLSFSSPEPVNYSQELDVAVRTVQLACSLCQRVQNSLISKTSDGVQSKDDNSPVTVADWSVQATVSCILSESFGSSNVSIVAEEDIQNLSKAKAGGVLETVVKTVNECLAEAPRYGLEGPKMALGTTEVLEAISRCNSIGGPAGRFWALDPVDGTLGFVRGDQYAIALALIEDGEAVLGVLGCPNYPMRKEWLNYHHRYHRIISKLTPSTSESWDKGCVIYARRGSGEAWMQPLLHVNKNLVWPNSARPVRVSSIDNPSLATFCEPVEKANSSHSFTAGLAHSVGLRKQPLRVYSMVKYAAIARGDAEIFMKFARAGYKEKIWDHAAGVVIIQEAGGVVTDAGGRPLDFSKGIYLEGLDRGVIASAGANLHDKIIRAVDASWDSSAL, from the exons ATGCCTTTACATTCTTCAAGTATGGCTATAAAAGTCTCGCATAATTTGGGACTTGGAAAATGGAATGACAagcacaacaacttcatacccAACCACGTAGGAAGCTTCTTTATCTCCTTACGAGGCAACAAAACCCACCACAACGCCATGTCAAGAGGCCACATTGGCTGCTGCCTATCCAGCTTCAACCAAACCCAGTCCTTCCCTGTCATGGAAGACCAGAAAAAACTCAGCTTTTCATCCCCAGAACCTGTGAACTACTCTCAAGAATTGGATGTGGCTGTCAGAACCGTGCAATTGGCATGCTCTCTCTGCCAGAGAGTTCAAAACAGTTTGATTTCTAAGACCAGCGATGGGGTTCAATCCAAAGATGACAATTCCCCTGTCACTGTTGCAG ATTGGAGTGTCCAAGCAACTGTGAGCTGCATCCTGTCAGAGTCTTTTGGGAGCAGTAATGTGTCCATTGTTGCTGAAGAAGATATTCAAAATCTTTCCAAGGCTAAGGCAGGTGGAGTATTAGAAACTGTGGTCAAAACAGTAAATGAATGCCTAGCTGAAGCGCCTCGCTATGGACTTGAAGGTCCGAAAATGGCTCTTGGGACAACAGAGGTTCTTGAAGCCATCAGTCGATGCAACTCCATTGGAGGGCCTGCTGGGAGATTTTGGGCACTCGACCCTGTTGATGGCACATTGGGTTTTGTGCGAGGTGATCAATATGCTATAGCTCTGGCATTAATAGAGGATGGAGAAGCTGTGCTTGGAGTTCTTGGCTGTCCCAATTACCCAATGAGGAAGGAATGGCTCAACTATCATCACCGGTATCATAGAATTATATCTAAGTTGACCCCGTCAACATCAGAATCATGGGACAAGGGTTGTGTGATTTATGCTAGAAGAGGTAGTGGGGAGGCTTGGATGCAACCACTGCTCCATGTAAATAAGAACTTAGTATGGCCAAACTCTGCAAGACCTGTCCGAGTGTCCTCCATTGATAATCCATCATTGGCAACCTTCTGTGAACCGGTTGAGAAGGCAAATTCAAGTCATTCCTTCACAGCAGGGCTAGCTCACAGTGTCGGGCTCAG GAAGCAGCCATTGCGAGTATACAGCATGGTGAAGTACGCGGCTATAGCTCGTGGGGATGCCGAGATTTTTATGAAGTTTGCAAGGGCTGGCTACAAGGAGAAGATTTGGGATCATGCAGCTGGTGTAGTTATCATACAAGAGGCTGGTGGTGTAGTTACAGATGCTGGAGGGCGTCCACTGGACTTTTCAAAAGGCATATACTTAGAAGGTCTTGATCGAGGTGTAATTGCTAGCGCTGGAGCCAACCTACATGACAAGATCATCAGGGCTGTTGATGCTAGCTGGGACTCATCTGCTCTATAA
- the LOC117624852 gene encoding glycine-rich protein 5-like, whose protein sequence is MMPISSLFLSTLLLSASLVISARPEFSFSAELKHSNDKPTNQNNKNNNKGGGNGGSGGNGGNDGSGGMGGFFGPGFDIPGFGKGFGSGVGGGYGGGYGGPNGGYSKGGTVRTSLVCKEKGPCYKKKLTCPAKCFTSYSRSGKGYGGGGGGGGCTIDCKKKCSAYC, encoded by the coding sequence ATGATGCCAATATCAAGTCTTTTCTTATCCACTCTGCTCCTCTCTGCTTCACTTGTTATCTCAGCCCGACCCGAATTCAGTTTCTCAGCTGAACTCAAGCACTCAAATGACAAACCCACCAACcagaacaacaaaaacaacaacaaaggTGGTGGTaatggtggtagtggtggtaaTGGCGGTAATGATGGTAGCGGTGGCATGGGCGGGTTCTTTGGACCCGGCTTCGACATACCCGGGTTTGGAAAGGGCTTTGGCAGCGGTGTGGGTGGCGGATATGGAGGCGGGTATGGGGGTCCGAATGGAGGGTACTCCAAGGGTGGTACTGTGAGGACTTCTCTGGTGTGTAAAGAAAAGGGTCCATGCtacaagaagaagctgactTGCCCTGCTAAGTGCTTCACCTCCTACAGCCGATCAGGAAAGGGGTACGGTGGCGGCGGCGGTGGCGGTGGGTGCACCATTGATTGCAAGAAGAAGTGTAGTGCTTATTGCTAG
- the LOC117624589 gene encoding secretory carrier-associated membrane protein 3 yields the protein MAGRYDSNPFAEEDEVNPFSNPGSVAPAKNSRLSPLPPERAGFNYGLGDTVDIPIDGNADLKKRERELQAKEAELRKREEIVKRKEDAAARAGIVLEEKNWPAFFPIIHHDIANEIPIHLQRVQYVAFTTWLGIVLCLFWNIIAVTTAWIKGEGVKIWFLAVIYFIAGAPGSYVLWYRPLYRVFRSESALKYGWFFMFYLLHIGFCIFAAVAPPLIFKGKSLTGILAAVDVVGNHALVGIFYFIGFGMFCLESLLSIWVIQQVYMYFRGSGKAAEMRREGARGVVRAAL from the exons atgGCTGGTCGATACGATAGTAACCCTTttgctgaagaagatgaagtcaATCCCTTCTCT AATCCTGGAAGTGTTGCTCCTGCGAAAAACTCAAGACTTTCACCCCTTCCTCCTGAGCGTGCTGGTTTCAATTATGGCCTTGGTGACACTGTTGATATACCTATCGATGGAAATGCA GATCTGaaaaagagggagagggagCTCCAAGCTAAAGAAGCTGAATTGAGAAAGCGGGAGGAG ATAGTAAAACGGAAAGAAGATGCTGCAGCACGTG CTGGAATTGTTCTTGAGGAAAAAAATTGGCCAGCTTTCTTCCCAATTATCCATCATGATATTGCAAATGAAATACCGATTCACTTACAAAGGGTGCAGTATGTTGCGTTTACAACATGGTTAG GAATTGTTCTTTGCCTTTTCTGGAATATAATAGCTGTTACTACAGCGTGGATTAAGGGTGAAG GGGTAAAAATCTGGTTCCTTGCTGTTATCTACTTCATAGCAGGGGCTCCTGGATCCTATGTCTTGTGGTACCGGCCACTGTACCGAGTTTTCAG gTCCGAGAGTGCTTTGAAGTATGGATGgtttttcatgttttatttG CTCCACATTGGCTTCTGCATCTTTGCTGCTGTTGCTCCTCCACTAATTTTCAAAGGAAAATCTCTCAC TGGCATTCTGGCTGCAGTTGATGTTGTGGGAAACCATGCTTTGGTTGGG ATCTTCTACTTCATTGGATTTGGAATGTTCTGTCTTGAATCATTGCTTAGCATCTGGGTTATTCAG CAAGTGTACATGTACTTCCGGGGAAGTGGTAAAGCGGCCGAAATGAGACGTGAAGGAGCAAGAGGAGTTGTGAGGGCAGCGCTTTGA